In Clostridium sporogenes, one genomic interval encodes:
- a CDS encoding anaerobic ribonucleoside triphosphate reductase — protein sequence MLYVVKRDGRKVEFDVVKISNAIKGAAEEIAFDMKESENISLTQRVIKKIEDSNKKEISVEDIQNLVEHVLIDSGFKEIGYAYSNYRRERTKIREIKSELMTAIEKIGVETDRDNANVGNNFSSKLLRIASESNKWYNLGVMPKHLAKLHENGDIYYHDLDSYNLTVNCLNIDTGKILQRGFNTGYGTINAPKRIESAAELSCILLQSTQNDMFGGQAHVNFDNDMALFIPNTRSEIRKEILENLKGLGVQEEGLNEEKIDELVEDRLKLRIHQAMQGIVYNLNTMHSRAGSQVPFSSINIGIPKNKDAALICEIFLKEYEKGLGKGEQPIFPNIIFRVKEGVNREEKDPYYYLFKLAARIAGKRMNPTFMNMDSDFNKEYYDKGIIPATMGCRTYVCSNINGEEGPAGRGNIAPTTINLPRVGILAKKDLNKFFNLLDNRLELARESLLHRYGVLKKLRVKDLPFVVGEGLMKGSENLSPDDSIESILREGSWAIGFIGVAETLTALIGNHHGETEEAKELGVKIVSHIREFCDKYKEIDKLNWSCYATPAEGLSGKFILQDKKVFGEIKGVTDKNYYTNSYHIPVGFPISIKEKINIEAPYHKICNGGHISYIELDDYPSEEVIMDIIQYAYRNTNISYMGINFHIKYCRECGTYLGVAEEVCNNCGSTNIQGISRVTGYLSLDERFGSGKVAERADRTSNNSNHRRIYTV from the coding sequence ATGCTATATGTTGTGAAAAGAGATGGTAGAAAAGTAGAGTTTGATGTTGTAAAAATATCAAATGCTATTAAAGGTGCAGCAGAAGAAATTGCCTTTGATATGAAGGAAAGTGAAAATATAAGTTTAACTCAAAGGGTAATAAAAAAGATCGAGGATTCTAATAAAAAGGAAATATCAGTAGAAGATATACAAAATTTAGTTGAGCATGTTTTAATTGATAGCGGATTTAAAGAAATAGGATATGCCTATTCAAATTATAGAAGAGAGAGAACAAAAATAAGAGAAATAAAATCTGAATTGATGACAGCTATAGAAAAAATAGGAGTAGAAACAGATAGAGATAATGCTAATGTAGGTAATAATTTCAGTTCTAAACTTTTAAGAATAGCTAGTGAATCTAATAAATGGTATAATTTGGGTGTTATGCCGAAGCATTTGGCTAAGCTACATGAAAATGGAGATATATATTATCACGATTTAGATAGTTATAATTTAACAGTAAATTGTTTAAACATAGATACAGGGAAAATATTACAAAGAGGCTTTAATACAGGTTACGGTACAATTAATGCTCCAAAGAGAATTGAAAGTGCTGCAGAATTAAGTTGTATATTACTTCAATCTACTCAGAATGATATGTTTGGAGGTCAAGCACATGTAAATTTTGATAATGACATGGCTTTATTTATTCCTAATACTAGATCTGAAATAAGAAAAGAAATATTGGAAAATTTAAAGGGATTAGGGGTACAAGAAGAAGGCTTAAATGAGGAAAAAATAGATGAATTAGTAGAAGATAGATTAAAACTACGCATACATCAAGCTATGCAAGGAATAGTTTATAATTTGAATACTATGCATTCTAGAGCAGGATCCCAGGTACCTTTTAGTTCTATAAATATAGGAATACCTAAAAATAAAGATGCAGCTTTAATATGTGAAATATTTCTAAAAGAATATGAAAAAGGATTAGGTAAAGGTGAACAACCAATATTCCCTAATATAATATTTAGAGTAAAAGAGGGAGTGAATAGAGAAGAGAAGGATCCTTACTATTACTTATTTAAATTAGCTGCTAGAATAGCAGGTAAAAGAATGAATCCTACCTTTATGAATATGGATTCAGACTTTAACAAGGAATATTATGATAAAGGAATAATACCAGCTACTATGGGATGTAGAACCTATGTATGTTCTAATATAAATGGTGAGGAAGGACCAGCTGGCAGAGGTAATATAGCTCCAACTACTATAAATCTTCCTAGAGTTGGAATATTAGCTAAAAAAGATCTAAACAAATTTTTTAACCTATTAGATAATAGATTAGAATTAGCAAGAGAATCCTTATTGCATAGATATGGTGTATTAAAAAAATTAAGAGTTAAGGATTTGCCTTTCGTTGTAGGAGAAGGCTTAATGAAGGGGTCAGAAAATTTATCACCAGATGATTCTATTGAATCTATTTTAAGAGAAGGATCTTGGGCTATAGGATTTATAGGTGTTGCAGAAACATTGACAGCTCTTATAGGAAATCATCATGGAGAAACAGAAGAGGCTAAAGAATTAGGAGTAAAAATAGTTTCTCATATAAGAGAGTTCTGTGATAAATATAAAGAAATAGATAAATTAAATTGGAGTTGCTATGCTACACCTGCAGAGGGTTTAAGTGGTAAGTTTATTCTTCAAGATAAGAAAGTCTTCGGAGAAATAAAGGGTGTTACAGATAAAAACTACTATACTAATAGTTATCATATACCAGTAGGTTTCCCAATATCAATTAAAGAAAAAATAAATATAGAAGCTCCTTATCATAAAATATGTAATGGTGGACATATAAGTTACATTGAATTAGATGATTATCCATCAGAAGAGGTAATTATGGATATAATTCAATATGCATATAGAAATACTAATATATCTTATATGGGAATAAATTTTCATATAAAATATTGTAGAGAGTGTGGAACATACCTTGGAGTAGCAGAAGAAGTTTGTAATAATTGTGGAAGCACAAATATACAAGGTATATCTAGAGTAACAGGATATTTAAGCTTAGATGAAAGATTTGGTTCTGGTAAAGTAGCAGAAAGAGCTGATAGAACATCAAATAATTCTAATCATAGAAGAATCTATACTGTATAA
- a CDS encoding efflux RND transporter periplasmic adaptor subunit, whose amino-acid sequence MKKKTIIITGAILVIGLFLILGVFKSKKNSNISVKTIKVTKGNVESYLSTTGDIVSKNKKEYLGGQAKIKKVNVKVGDKVKKGQSLLNFDMSELENDRQVAQMEYDNAISQKKALKSQKNSEQNKMNSITSSQIEQVENSVRLAELKLESVNDKINESQETIADIDGIVTEVNAQAGGISAGQGQPLVVVENVDDLKVAVSLGKYDSTKVKKGMKVFVKNDDKKYEAKVDFIAPTAKKTIKEAGGGNDTTLDCEIYLSKNNSKDLRVGFDVDVDILLGESKNVLKIPLESIKTDKYNKSHVYVVEEGKVKEKPVQLGTQSDMEAEIISGLKSGEKVILNPNASIKTGVSVQEK is encoded by the coding sequence ATGAAAAAGAAGACCATAATAATTACCGGGGCAATATTAGTAATTGGCTTGTTTTTAATTTTAGGAGTTTTTAAAAGCAAAAAAAATAGCAACATAAGTGTAAAGACTATTAAAGTAACTAAAGGAAATGTAGAATCATATTTATCAACAACAGGTGATATAGTGTCCAAAAATAAAAAAGAATACTTAGGTGGACAAGCAAAGATTAAGAAAGTTAATGTTAAAGTTGGAGATAAAGTAAAAAAAGGACAATCTTTATTAAACTTTGATATGTCTGAATTAGAAAATGACAGACAAGTGGCTCAAATGGAATATGACAATGCTATTTCACAAAAGAAGGCATTAAAGTCTCAAAAAAATTCTGAGCAAAATAAAATGAATTCTATAACAAGTAGCCAAATTGAACAAGTAGAAAATTCTGTTCGATTAGCTGAATTAAAATTAGAATCTGTTAATGATAAAATAAATGAAAGTCAAGAAACCATTGCTGATATTGATGGTATAGTAACAGAGGTTAATGCACAGGCAGGCGGAATAAGCGCAGGACAAGGACAACCTTTGGTAGTAGTTGAAAATGTAGATGACTTAAAAGTAGCCGTATCTTTAGGTAAATATGATTCTACAAAGGTTAAAAAAGGAATGAAAGTATTTGTTAAAAATGATGACAAAAAGTATGAAGCAAAAGTAGATTTTATAGCCCCTACAGCGAAAAAGACTATTAAGGAAGCAGGGGGCGGAAATGACACTACATTAGATTGCGAAATATATCTTTCTAAAAATAATTCTAAGGACTTAAGAGTTGGTTTTGATGTAGATGTAGATATACTATTAGGAGAATCAAAAAATGTATTAAAAATACCATTAGAAAGTATAAAAACAGATAAATATAATAAATCACATGTATATGTTGTAGAAGAAGGAAAAGTTAAAGAAAAACCAGTACAGTTAGGAACACAGTCAGATATGGAAGCTGAAATTATAAGTGGATTAAAATCAGGAGAAAAGGTTATATTAAATCCTAATGCTTCAATTAAAACAGGTGTTAGTGTACAAGAAAAGTAG
- a CDS encoding Mrp/NBP35 family ATP-binding protein, which yields MSNCDSCASKGACNSEESCSKETFKYGNAKNIIGVISGKGGVGKSTITGILATKLREEGYKVGVLDGDITGPSMPRFFGISDKRAAIIPTGEKEEVKIIPVETKTGIKVMSLNLLTEQEEAPVIWRGPVITGVLTQMYTDTEWGELDYLLIDMPPGTGDIALTVMQSLPVTKMLVVSTPQDMVSMIVKKVVIMIEKMGIDVLGVVENMSYIKCGSCGEKLNVFSKKSAKEQADYLNIPLIADMPINLDLSEKMEKGEVEAFITNNKEYTQLYNNFKNLYK from the coding sequence ATGAGTAATTGTGATAGCTGTGCTAGTAAAGGAGCATGCAACAGTGAGGAAAGCTGTTCCAAGGAAACTTTTAAATATGGGAATGCAAAAAATATTATAGGTGTAATTAGTGGAAAAGGTGGAGTAGGAAAATCAACAATAACAGGAATATTAGCTACTAAATTAAGAGAAGAAGGCTATAAAGTAGGGGTGTTAGATGGGGATATAACAGGACCATCTATGCCAAGATTTTTTGGTATTAGTGATAAGAGAGCAGCTATAATTCCAACAGGAGAAAAGGAAGAAGTTAAAATAATACCTGTAGAAACTAAAACAGGAATAAAAGTAATGTCTTTAAATTTATTAACAGAACAAGAAGAAGCTCCTGTTATATGGAGAGGACCTGTAATAACCGGAGTTTTGACTCAAATGTATACTGACACTGAGTGGGGTGAACTAGATTACTTACTTATAGATATGCCTCCGGGAACTGGTGATATAGCATTAACTGTAATGCAAAGTTTACCTGTTACAAAGATGCTGGTTGTTTCTACACCTCAAGATATGGTTTCTATGATAGTTAAGAAAGTAGTTATAATGATAGAAAAAATGGGAATAGATGTTCTAGGAGTAGTAGAAAACATGTCTTACATAAAATGTGGAAGCTGCGGAGAAAAGCTAAATGTATTTAGTAAAAAATCAGCAAAAGAACAAGCAGATTATCTAAATATACCGCTAATAGCAGATATGCCTATAAATCTTGATTTATCTGAAAAGATGGAAAAGGGAGAAGTAGAGGCGTTTATTACAAATAATAAAGAATATACTCAGTTATATAATAACTTTAAGAATTTATATAAATAA
- a CDS encoding ABC transporter ATP-binding protein: MLTVKDIEKTYNTGEISFKALKGISLKIEKGEFTSIMGPSGSGKSTFMNILGCLDKMDKGEYILNGKDVTDLTENDLAYVRNKEIGFVFQAFNLLPRMTILDNVELPMVYAGLPLKERKERALSALERVGLIDRINHRPNEISGGQKQRVAIARAIVNNPSVIMADEPTGNLDTKSSLDIMRIFQNLNEEGSTIIMVTHEPDIAKYTKRVVKFRDGHIVSDEKVLNREIVE, encoded by the coding sequence TTGTTAACAGTTAAAGATATAGAAAAAACTTATAATACAGGAGAAATAAGTTTTAAAGCTTTAAAGGGAATATCTTTAAAAATAGAAAAAGGAGAATTTACATCTATAATGGGTCCATCGGGTTCTGGTAAATCTACATTCATGAATATATTAGGATGTCTAGATAAAATGGACAAGGGTGAATACATATTAAATGGTAAAGATGTAACGGATTTAACAGAAAACGATCTAGCTTATGTTAGAAATAAAGAAATAGGGTTTGTTTTTCAGGCCTTTAATTTATTACCTAGGATGACAATATTAGATAACGTGGAGTTACCAATGGTTTATGCTGGATTACCATTAAAAGAAAGAAAAGAGCGGGCATTAAGCGCTTTAGAGAGAGTGGGACTTATAGATAGAATAAATCATAGACCTAATGAAATATCTGGTGGTCAAAAACAAAGGGTTGCTATAGCTAGAGCTATAGTAAACAATCCATCTGTTATAATGGCGGATGAACCTACAGGAAATTTAGATACAAAGTCATCATTAGATATAATGAGGATTTTTCAAAATCTAAATGAAGAAGGTTCTACTATAATAATGGTAACTCATGAACCTGATATTGCTAAATACACTAAAAGAGTAGTTAAATTTAGAGATGGCCATATAGTATCAGATGAAAAAGTTTTAAATAGGGAGATAGTAGAATGA
- the nrdG gene encoding anaerobic ribonucleoside-triphosphate reductase activating protein has protein sequence MENKYLQVAGFLDNSLVNGVGLRSVIFVSGCKHNCEGCQNKEMQSFCYGDNISLKDILKRIESNMPLIKGITFSGGEPLEHIEELRILAEEIKNLGLNIWCYTGYTFEYIKKEMVQNLELNKLMNLVDVLVDGKYDESKKDGILKYRGSFNQRIIDVKKSLNKNEVIILDL, from the coding sequence ATGGAGAATAAATATTTACAAGTAGCAGGTTTTTTAGATAATTCCTTAGTTAATGGAGTAGGCTTAAGATCAGTAATATTTGTATCAGGTTGTAAGCATAATTGTGAAGGGTGCCAAAACAAGGAAATGCAATCCTTTTGTTATGGAGATAATATATCATTAAAAGATATATTAAAAAGAATAGAAAGCAATATGCCTTTAATAAAAGGTATAACATTTAGTGGAGGAGAACCACTAGAACATATAGAAGAACTAAGGATTTTAGCTGAAGAAATAAAAAACTTAGGGTTAAATATATGGTGTTATACAGGATATACTTTTGAATATATTAAAAAAGAGATGGTTCAAAACCTTGAATTAAATAAATTAATGAATTTAGTAGATGTTTTGGTAGATGGTAAATATGATGAGTCAAAAAAAGATGGAATTTTAAAATATAGAGGATCATTTAATCAAAGAATAATTGATGTGAAAAAAAGTTTAAATAAAAATGAGGTTATTATTTTAGACTTGTAA
- a CDS encoding MBL fold metallo-hydrolase, whose translation MKIKWLGHSCFILESNSKTTIITDPYEPSIGIHRINYASDVCTISHNHFDHNFKDDLNKNCIILDTPIQYEHKDLKIKGFKSYHDKLKGLKRGNNIIFKFNIDGFNICHLGDLGHLLSKDFIYSLGPIDLLLIPIGGNYTLNGKEAAKLCKNINSHIIIPMHFGLDNIKIKLDGLEDFLVHMDKSLEIGSNIITLENNIKNYNNMVYILKT comes from the coding sequence ATGAAAATTAAATGGCTAGGTCATTCTTGTTTTATTTTAGAAAGTAATTCTAAAACAACTATAATAACCGACCCTTACGAGCCTAGTATAGGTATTCATAGGATAAATTATGCTTCAGATGTATGCACTATAAGTCATAATCATTTTGACCATAATTTTAAGGATGATCTAAACAAAAATTGTATAATTTTAGATACTCCCATTCAATATGAACATAAAGATTTAAAAATAAAGGGATTTAAAAGTTATCATGATAAACTAAAGGGACTTAAAAGAGGGAATAATATAATATTTAAATTTAATATAGATGGATTCAATATATGCCATTTAGGTGATTTGGGGCACCTATTATCCAAAGACTTTATTTATAGCTTAGGTCCTATAGATCTATTATTAATACCTATTGGAGGGAATTATACACTTAATGGAAAGGAAGCTGCTAAATTATGCAAAAATATAAATAGTCATATAATAATCCCAATGCATTTCGGGTTAGACAATATAAAAATTAAACTAGATGGTCTAGAAGATTTCTTAGTTCATATGGATAAAAGCTTAGAAATTGGATCTAATATCATAACACTAGAAAATAATATAAAGAATTATAATAACATGGTTTATATACTAAAAACTTAA
- a CDS encoding MgtC/SapB family protein yields the protein MDRKQVIFRIFLSIVVGGAIGFERERKNRPAGFRTHILVCIGSCIAVMIQLYIIQYMKEMIRIDGEFRYLLSADISRMASQVITGVGFLGAGTIIRDKGSVKGLTTAASIWVVACIGISVGLGFYFLSLIGFLGLIVSLIVFENIESSVIDKNKEYNIIIEYLPKNNVMEYIIGELLKNQITIKSIRVFDKNINEDETIKIKLIISTKNRLNFLSVIQNLQSNKNIYDINILKINRIKNRIL from the coding sequence TTGGATAGGAAACAGGTGATATTTAGAATATTTTTATCTATAGTAGTGGGTGGAGCTATAGGATTTGAAAGAGAAAGAAAGAATCGACCAGCAGGATTTAGAACTCATATATTAGTTTGTATAGGGTCTTGTATAGCCGTAATGATACAATTATATATAATACAATATATGAAAGAAATGATACGGATAGATGGGGAGTTTAGGTATTTATTAAGTGCAGATATATCTAGAATGGCATCTCAAGTTATTACAGGTGTAGGATTTTTAGGGGCTGGTACCATTATAAGAGATAAGGGTTCCGTAAAAGGATTAACAACGGCAGCAAGTATCTGGGTAGTTGCTTGTATAGGAATTTCAGTAGGATTAGGGTTCTATTTTTTAAGTTTAATAGGTTTTTTAGGTTTAATAGTATCCTTAATTGTTTTTGAAAACATAGAAAGTTCAGTAATTGACAAAAACAAAGAATATAATATTATCATAGAATATTTACCTAAGAACAATGTAATGGAATATATTATAGGTGAATTATTAAAAAATCAAATAACAATAAAAAGTATAAGAGTTTTTGACAAAAATATTAATGAAGATGAAACAATAAAAATAAAATTAATTATAAGTACAAAAAATAGATTAAATTTTTTATCTGTAATACAAAATTTACAAAGTAATAAAAATATATATGATATAAATATATTAAAAATTAATAGAATCAAAAATAGAATATTATAA
- a CDS encoding ferredoxin, which translates to MKIEIDKDKCIGCGLCRDIGDGLFKIGEDGKAESTIDPVPIMKEQYGKEGEYVCPVNAIRTII; encoded by the coding sequence ATGAAGATAGAAATTGATAAGGATAAATGTATAGGATGTGGTCTATGCCGAGATATAGGAGATGGATTATTTAAAATAGGGGAAGATGGTAAGGCAGAATCAACAATAGATCCAGTACCAATTATGAAAGAGCAATATGGTAAAGAAGGAGAATACGTTTGTCCTGTTAATGCTATAAGAACTATAATATAG
- a CDS encoding GGDEF domain-containing protein has product MLYVFIIALFFIMIIYENIIIINLRKDIKKLEYSKNMMYNMTKNINKQETIDKVYEIMLKTAIDIIPKATQGSILIMDKEENFNYSAILGYDYKLKNIKLNKKEVYLYKINGFKEAAIIENPIKLDEKILNKEKINKFKQLEALNISCIISAPIYIDNKLFGQINIDCTKENYKFKKEDLELMDHIKDELQLIIKSFMVKEELIHKANYDELTKIFNRRYFNEIMRNEIKESNKTLVLIDIDNFKTINDIYGHNTGDFILRVFANLIKTFLRDKDLFFRFGGDEFIVLFNDLDDESVIDFMENIREKINKDKIKGIHVDFSYGISKFKNYNMENYEDIINLADKNMYINKNKKIIV; this is encoded by the coding sequence ATGTTATATGTTTTTATAATTGCATTATTTTTTATTATGATAATATATGAAAATATCATAATAATTAATCTAAGAAAAGATATAAAAAAATTAGAATATTCTAAGAACATGATGTATAATATGACAAAAAATATTAATAAACAAGAGACAATAGACAAAGTATATGAAATAATGTTAAAAACAGCTATAGATATAATACCAAAAGCAACTCAAGGCAGTATTTTGATAATGGACAAGGAAGAAAATTTTAATTATTCAGCAATACTAGGATATGATTATAAGTTAAAAAATATAAAACTAAATAAAAAAGAAGTTTATTTATATAAAATAAATGGATTTAAGGAAGCGGCTATAATTGAAAATCCTATAAAATTAGATGAAAAAATTTTAAACAAAGAAAAAATAAACAAATTTAAACAATTAGAAGCATTAAATATAAGTTGTATAATTTCAGCCCCAATATATATAGATAATAAATTATTTGGACAAATTAATATAGATTGTACAAAGGAAAACTATAAATTTAAAAAAGAAGATTTAGAGTTAATGGATCATATAAAAGATGAATTACAATTAATAATAAAATCTTTTATGGTAAAAGAAGAGCTAATACATAAAGCTAATTATGATGAATTGACAAAAATTTTTAATAGAAGATATTTTAATGAAATAATGAGAAATGAAATAAAAGAAAGTAATAAGACTTTAGTATTAATTGATATTGACAATTTTAAAACTATAAATGACATTTATGGACATAATACTGGAGATTTTATTTTAAGAGTTTTTGCTAACTTAATAAAAACATTTTTAAGAGACAAAGATTTATTTTTTAGATTTGGAGGAGATGAATTTATAGTATTATTTAATGATTTAGATGATGAAAGTGTTATAGATTTTATGGAGAATATTAGAGAAAAAATTAATAAAGATAAAATTAAGGGAATACATGTGGATTTTAGCTATGGTATAAGTAAATTTAAAAATTATAATATGGAAAATTATGAGGATATAATAAATTTAGCTGATAAAAACATGTATATTAATAAGAATAAGAAAATTATAGTATAA
- a CDS encoding DUF1048 domain-containing protein, which produces MNNIKELVKLTNKLSETLNDTNDKIFTNITCYLRASSLSERQCEESIQEILDMFLTAENNNESIENIIGNDPKKFCDEIIESYATKKFSKENVIVNLKIILNSFFILWTISIILNYIPNMIRTKSLILNYNFSLSFIITTLLTIILSFGIFKYIGKTSFKEESNLSFGIKFMLLYIIFMVLNVLLLRKLDKIILFTIKMHYILIFVAISYLILFLLSKYTYKKK; this is translated from the coding sequence ATGAATAATATTAAAGAATTAGTAAAACTAACTAATAAATTAAGTGAAACTCTGAATGATACAAATGATAAAATTTTTACTAATATAACTTGTTATTTAAGAGCTAGTTCTTTGTCTGAAAGACAATGTGAAGAATCCATACAAGAAATATTAGACATGTTTTTAACCGCAGAAAATAATAACGAATCTATAGAAAATATTATAGGGAATGATCCAAAAAAATTTTGTGATGAAATAATTGAATCTTATGCTACTAAAAAATTCTCTAAAGAAAATGTTATAGTTAACTTAAAAATTATACTTAATAGTTTTTTTATCTTGTGGACAATAAGTATAATTTTAAATTATATACCTAATATGATTAGAACTAAAAGCTTAATCTTAAATTATAATTTTTCATTATCCTTTATTATAACTACCTTATTAACTATAATCTTATCCTTTGGAATTTTTAAATATATAGGTAAAACTTCTTTTAAAGAGGAATCCAACTTAAGTTTTGGTATAAAATTTATGCTATTGTATATCATTTTTATGGTCCTTAATGTGCTACTATTGCGTAAATTAGATAAAATAATTTTATTTACTATAAAAATGCACTATATATTAATTTTTGTAGCAATATCTTATTTAATATTATTTTTATTATCCAAATATACTTATAAGAAAAAATAA
- a CDS encoding PadR family transcriptional regulator, which produces MNDKSQLLRGTLEGCILKIINDKETYGYEIAENLRLYGFKNISEGTIYPLLIRLEKNNFLNSTKKTSLYGPKRKYYTLSEKGVEELNYFYTNWLELKNSIDKIFLDYSKGES; this is translated from the coding sequence TTGAATGATAAGTCTCAACTTTTAAGAGGAACCTTAGAAGGATGTATTCTTAAAATAATTAATGATAAAGAAACTTATGGATATGAAATAGCTGAAAATCTTAGATTATATGGATTTAAAAATATAAGTGAGGGCACAATTTATCCACTGCTTATAAGATTAGAAAAAAATAATTTCTTAAACTCTACAAAAAAAACTTCTCTTTATGGTCCTAAAAGAAAATATTATACCCTTTCAGAAAAAGGTGTAGAAGAATTAAATTATTTTTACACTAATTGGTTGGAACTTAAAAATAGTATAGATAAAATATTTTTAGATTATTCAAAGGGGGAGTCTTAA
- a CDS encoding ABC transporter permease: protein MKFLENLKMALDSIKSNKMRSFLTMLGIIIGISSVITIVSLGKGGQNTITGEFEKIGSATVSIKVDGSKASSNDYIKQEDVDIIRNKIEKVKYVAPIVSRPGSVTEGTKNKKLYIDGSTPDVQYVTNAEMVYGRFFNEGEHVEGKPVVIIDERSARNIFGTEDVVGRKLKISAKTSSKQVTVIGVSKSESGPFSGGGEDSPIFLTCPINFLKDLYPEDFIIDSLYVIATDKNDTEEAGVMAKNILENRHHNKGKDMYKVENMLKQLDEVNKVIGIFTTFIGAVAAISLLVGGIGVMNIMLVSVTERTREIGIRKALGATTKNILIQFLTESVIISLIGGLIGMILGIVFAEIIGKFIKISPSVSIAAILIAILFSSSVGIFFGIYPAKKAAKLNPIDALRYE from the coding sequence ATGAAATTTTTAGAAAATTTGAAAATGGCTTTAGATAGCATAAAATCAAATAAAATGCGATCTTTTTTAACTATGCTAGGCATCATTATAGGAATAAGCTCTGTTATAACCATAGTATCTTTAGGAAAAGGTGGACAAAACACTATAACCGGTGAATTTGAAAAAATAGGATCTGCTACAGTAAGTATAAAAGTAGATGGATCAAAGGCAAGCAGTAACGATTATATAAAGCAAGAAGATGTTGATATAATAAGGAATAAAATAGAAAAAGTTAAATATGTTGCACCAATAGTTTCAAGACCTGGATCTGTAACAGAAGGAACAAAAAATAAAAAATTATATATAGATGGTTCAACTCCAGATGTACAGTATGTTACTAATGCTGAAATGGTTTATGGAAGATTTTTCAATGAGGGAGAACATGTAGAAGGTAAGCCTGTAGTTATAATAGATGAAAGATCAGCAAGAAATATTTTTGGAACAGAGGATGTAGTTGGAAGAAAACTAAAAATAAGTGCTAAAACATCTAGTAAACAGGTTACTGTTATAGGTGTCAGTAAATCAGAGTCAGGACCTTTTTCTGGGGGCGGTGAGGATAGTCCTATATTTTTAACGTGTCCTATAAATTTTTTAAAAGATTTATATCCCGAGGATTTTATTATAGATAGTCTATATGTTATAGCAACAGATAAAAATGATACTGAAGAAGCCGGAGTTATGGCTAAAAATATATTAGAAAATAGACATCATAATAAAGGAAAAGATATGTATAAAGTTGAAAACATGTTAAAACAATTAGATGAAGTAAATAAAGTTATAGGAATATTTACTACATTTATTGGAGCAGTAGCAGCTATATCCTTATTAGTTGGGGGTATAGGAGTTATGAATATAATGTTAGTATCCGTTACAGAAAGAACTAGAGAAATAGGGATAAGAAAAGCATTAGGTGCTACTACTAAGAATATATTGATACAGTTTTTAACGGAATCTGTAATAATATCCTTAATAGGTGGGCTTATAGGAATGATACTAGGTATAGTATTTGCAGAAATTATAGGAAAGTTTATAAAGATATCTCCATCAGTATCTATAGCAGCTATACTCATAGCTATATTATTTTCTTCTTCTGTAGGAATATTTTTTGGTATATACCCAGCCAAAAAAGCAGCAAAGCTAAATCCAATAGATGCATTAAGATATGAATAA